Sequence from the Cuniculiplasma divulgatum genome:
AGGCCGCAAGAGTGGTCGAGATGCTCACGAAGCACAAGCCTGTTTTCACCACTGCAAAGAAGACAGTCAGAGATTTCAACATAAGAAAAGGTCTCCAGATAGGCACAAAGGTGACCCTGAGGAAGAAGGATGCAGAAGATTTCCTCAAGCGTGCACTCTATGCCAGGGATTTCAAAATCCAGAGCTATTCGTTTGATCAGCAGGGAAATGCATACTTCGGAATTCCAGATTATACAGAATTCGAGGGCATGAAATATGATCCTGAGATCGGGATATTCGGCCTGGATGTCGCAGTAGTGCTCAAGAGAAAGGGTGGTTACAGGGTCCGAAGAAGGAGAATCGAATCCAAGGGCCTGCCAGCTACAATGAAGATTTCTAAGGAAGAATCAATGAAGTTCCTAGAGGAAAACTTCAAGGTCAATATTATAAGGTGATCAAATGTCACAGGTAAAACTTGAACCAAAGAGAAAATTCGGCCACAAGGAAGGCTGCGTAAGATGCGGCAGAAAGAGGGGCATGGTCAGAAGGTACGGTCTGAGACTGTGCAGGCAGTGCTTCAGGGAAACAGCCCCGTCGCTGGGCTTCAGGAAGTACAGTTGAGGTGAATTAATGAGACACGATCCGCTTAATGATATAATTAACAGCATAAAGAACGCATCCAGAATTGGGAAGAGAGAGATAGAGGCAGAACCGGCAGCAAACCTTATCGGGAGGGTGCTGAAGGTTATGCAGGATTACAACTACCTGAAGAGCTTCGAGGTAGTGGATGAGAATCGGGGCGGCAAGCTGAAGATAGTTCTCAGCAACACCATAAACAACTGTGGTGTGATAAAGCCGAGACTGCCCGTGAAGAAAGCCAATCTCGACAAGTATGAGGCAAGGTATCTTCCTGCACAGGACTTTGGCATTCTCATACTGACCACAACAAAGGGTGTAATGAGTCACATAGAAGCAAGGGAACAGGGTCTTGGAGGAAAGCTCCTGGCTTATGTTTATTGAGGTGTTTGAAAGATGATAGAATGGAAGGAAACGTGGACATATGAGATTCCATCCGGCGTTACCCTTTCTCTCAAGGACGGGGATATATCGGTCAAGGGCAAGCTTGGCGAGACCAGGCGCGTGTTCAGGGACAATTACGTTCGAGTAGAAAGCGAAGGGAAGAAGGTAAGGATACTCATCAGCAAGGACAACAGGAGGAACAGAGGTATCTCAGGAACATGGGCCTCAGAGATAAAGAATATGGCAACCGGAGTGCTGAATGGCTTTGAGTATGAGATGAAGATAGACTACACCCATTTTCCAATGAGGGTTTCAGTTAAGGGAAACAGCGTACTCATTGAGAATTTCCTGGGCGAGAGATCCCCAAGGACGGCGCTTATAATGGGCAACACCAAAGTAAGCGTGAAAGGTGACAGGGTTTTCATAAACGGCATTGACAAAAGGGACCTGGGCCACACTGCTGCAAACATTGAGAAGGCAACCATGATAAAGGGATTCGATCTGAGGGTATTCCAGGACGGAATATACCTTCTCAAGGAGTGATGATGTATGAGTAACATTAAACCTAAACTCACAGAAACTGAAAAAAAGATGCTGAAGAGGAAGAACCGGGATGCCATGAGAAGAGTTGAGTTCAGGCGCCAGGAGTGGTTCAGATACAAGAAGCTTGGCGATTCCTGGAGAAAACCCAGAGGAAAGCATTCAAAGCAGAGAGAACACCAGGCCAGAAGGCCACCGGTTGTTGACGCAGGATTCAGGACAGCAGCCTCCGTAAGGGGCCTGCATCCATCAGGCTTCAGGGAACAGATGGTCTACACACCATCAGATCTGGAGAAGCTTGACCCCATGCGTGAAGCAGCGAGGATCGGGGCATCAGTCGGATCAAGGAAGAGAGAAATGATAGAGGAAAAGGCTGCAGAGCTGAACATAAGAGTACTCAACCCGGAGGTGGAGTAACATGAAATTGAACACAGCCAGAAGACTGGCAGCAGATGAATTCAAATCCGGGCTATCAAGGGTATGGGTTGACACCAACAGCATAGACCAGGTCATGGAAGCAGCATCAAGGCAGGATATAAGGGACCTCATAAGGAGAAACGTAATCCAGGTGAAGCAGAAGAAAGGAAATTCAAATGCACGCCTGAAGAAGAGGGTAGTCCAGAGGTCAAAGGAACGAAGAAGAGGGCCTGGTTCAATCAAGGGAACAAAATATGCAAGATTCCCAAGAAAGGACAGATGGATTAAAACCATCAGGGCACTCAGGGACGAACTCAGGACAATGAAGAAGGACAACAGGATTGATGCCAAGACATTCAGGAAGTTCTACGTCCAGGTGAAGGGCGGGAACATACATTCAAGGGCTCAGCTGGTGCAGCACATGAAGTCCTCGGGTTATCTGGGTGATCAGAAATGATGTACAGTGTGATGAAAAGAAGGAGAGAGGGAGTTACAAACTACCACAAAAGACTGAAGCTCCTGATGTCCGGTCTTCCAAGACTGGTGGTCAGGCCATCAAATAAGGGCATGACAGCGCAGCTTGTGAATTACTCGGAGGGAGGAGACGTTGTCATTGCTACTGTCACCGAAAAGTCACTGAAAAAGCTGGGACTGGAAGTTGACGGGAACAGCGTTCCGGTATCATACCTGGTTGGATATGCACTTGGGCTGAAATGCAAGAAGAAGAAAGTAAAGAATGCAATACTGGATTCTGGGCGATACAACATAATCAAAGGCGGAAGAATTTCAGCTGTTCTGAAAGGCGTGGTTGATGCCGGGGTCAAGGTGCCCCATGAAGCATCCGTGTTCCCCAAGAAGGACAGGCTGAGCGGGAAGCACCTCAAAAACGGTGCAGCAATAAAGATTGACGAAATGAAGAAATTACTGGAGGAAAAGATATGAGCGAGGAAACCTGGATACCAACCACACAGCTGGGAAAGATGGTTGCATCCGGACAGATTAAAACCATGTCAGAGGCGCTGAGGACAAAACTGCCCCTGAAGGAATACCAGATAGTGGATTACCTGCTTCCGGAGATAAAGGACGAGGTCATAGACATAGAGCGGGCACAGAGGATGACTGACTCAGGTCGTCGAATGAATTACTCCGTTACTGCAGTCGTGGGAAACGAGGACGGATTCATAGGCCTCGGCCGGGGGAAGGCAAAGGAGGCTGCTCCTGCCATAAGGAAAGCAATTAACAATGCCAAGTTAAACATAATGGAAATCCGCAGGGGATGCGGTTCATGGGAATGCGGATGCGGACGTGCACATTCCCTGCCGTTCCTGGTAAAGGGAAAGTCAGGATCAGTTGAGGTAACACTCAAGCCTGCACCGCAGGGTGTTGGAAGGGCAGTGGGCGATATTGCCAAGATAGTACTTAGAATGGCGGGAATTGAAGATGCATGGGGTTTCGCCGATGGGCACACAAAGACAACGGTCAATTACGCCCTGGCGGCCTTTGACGCAATGAGGCAGACATCAAAGATGAAGGTCAATCAGTCTCTGAAGATCAGTACGCCTATTTACGTGGGGAGTGTAGCAAATGCTGGCAGTAATAAGGATTAGAGGAACAACGGGCATAAGGCCGGCAGCAGCAAAAACTGCCGAACTCATGAGGCTGAACAGGATCAACCATATGGTCCTTGTTGAAGATAACGATGTGAACAGGGGCATGCTGCAGAAAGTCAAGGACTATGTTACCTGGGGTGAAGTTGATGATGCAACTGTGGAGATGATTCTTAAATACAGGGCTCAGCTCAAGGGCCACAACCCTTTGATGGAAGAAGAGCTGAAGGATATCTCAGGTTACGAGACGTTTAAGGACCTCGCATCTGCAATAAACCAGGGGAAAATCAAATTCAAGGATATCCGTGACATTGTCCCGGTGGTAAGGCTTAACCCTCCCAAGGGAGGATACGAGGCTGTCAGGAAACCTGTTGGACAGGGTGGATCTGCAGGTTACAGGGGCAAGGATATCAACAGGCTTATCCTGGCCATGCTGAAATCAGGAGTTGATCTAAATGGTAAGAACTAGGACAAAGAAACTGAGAGGCGGACATTACGGTCGTGGAATGAAATCCGGCCGTGGAAAAGGTAAGAAAGGCGGCTCCGGGATGGCAGGACTTGGCAAGCACAGATGGGTCTGGCTCCTGAAGAACGACAGGGACCATTTCGGTGTCCATGGATTCACAAGCCACCATCAGGGCAATATAGAAATACCTTTGACACTCAATCAGCTCGATGCAAATCTGAACAGTTTCAGATCACAGGGATTTGCAAAGGAAGAAGGTGGAAAACTGGTCGTGGATCTAGGCGCGGCTGGTTATACCAAGCTTCTGGGATCTGGGGACTTCAGGATTAAATCTACCATAAGAGTCGGCAAGGTAACCGAAAAAGCATTAAGCAAGCTTTCATCTCAGGGCATTACGGTAGAGACTGATGGCGGACATTCAGAGGAATAAAGGCGTAGCAATACCCGTTATTGCGGTATACGCCATAGTTGTTGCAGCATTTGGCGAGCTTGACCATTACGGTCCTCTGAAGTTATTCGTAGTGGCGCTACTGGTGGCGCCGGTATTTTTCATTTCGTATCTTATTTTCAGCTATGCTGGGCCAAAGCAAAGTAAACTGTACGGCCTTGAGTATCTTACTTCAAAGCTGCCCGCAGTGAAGAAGGCCAAGGGTCACGTGCAGTTCAAATACAAGCTGCTGTGGACAGTTGCAGTGGTGCTCCTGTATTTTGCCCTCACGAACATCTACGTGTATGGGCTTAACACCACCCAGTCTGTGGACGTGTTCGCCTCCTTCAGGGCCATATTCGCAGGCGCTGAAGGTTCTCTTATGGACCTGGGAATAGGCCCAATAGTTACCGCCAGCATAGTCATGCAGCTCTTCGCAGGAGCAAAGATTTTCAACATAGATCTTCAGGATTCATCTGATAAGGCAATATACCAGGGTGTCCAGAAGCTCCTTGTAATAGTGATGATATTTGTTGAAGCAATTCCTCAGGCCTTCGGTTATCTGGTGCCGGATACTGCCCTTGTGAACTCACTGGCAGCATTTGCTCCCGGATACGGGCATTTTCTTGCACAGACAATCATAGTCGGACAGCTTTTCTTCGGTTCCTACCTGGTATTCCTCATGGATGAAGTTGTCTCCAAATACGGCATAGGATCGGGAATATCACTGTTCATAGCGGCAGGGGTTTCGCAGCAGCTCGTCACAGGAACAATAAACTGGCTGCCTTCCACCCTGACCTCATCACTTTCACTGACAAATCCACCGGCAGGGGCTATCCCGAAACTTCTTTACATAATCACGCACGCAAGCTCAGGATATCTCATATCCACAGGTATACCACAGATACTCTTCGAGCCTCCAAACCCCATAGTTGCTCTGCTGGGGACTCTGCTCATATTCTTCATAGTTGCGTATTTCCAGAGTAGCAAGATTGAACTTCCCATCGCCCATGAACGGGTCAGGGGTGCAAGGGGAAGATACCCTCTCCAGCTGCTCTATGCTTCAAATATACCTGTCATACTTGCAACTGCTCTTCTTGCCAATGTATCAATGTGGACACTGCTGTTCTGGAACAGTCCTGTACTGAGCCATATTCCGCTGCTTGGGCACAATCCACTGCTTGGAGCTTATCCTTCTGCAGCACAGGTCACTGCTCTGAATATCTCCCAGACCACTCCTACCGGAGGTCTGGCATTTTACCTGTTTTCGCCAAACGGGCTTTCAGACTGGCTGTTTCCCATACTTCAGCCGGGTACCGCACAGAGCGTGCTGTTCGGGCACACCGCGTGGCAGGAAGGAATTCACGTCCTGGTGTTCCTTGGTTTCATGATCATAGCAAGCGTGATCTTTGCAAAGTTCTGGATTGAAACAACCAATATGGGGCCATCCGCTGTTGCAAAGCAGATAATGTCCAGTGGTATGCAGATTCCAGGATTCAGGCGTGATCCCAAGGTCATAGAGCGGGTTTTGAAGAAATATATCCCAGCAATAACCGTTTTCAGCGGTGCTGTGGTGGGGTTACTTGCTGCAGGAGCCAATCTCATAGGGACGGTGGGGGATACCAGCGGTACAGGCCTTCTGCTGGCCGTAGGCATAGTTATACAGTTCTATGAGGCCATGGGCAGGGAACAGTTGATGGAGATGCATCCAGTCATCAGGCAGTTCTTCGTGGGTGGTTAATTGAGAGTAGTTATATCCGGTGTTGCGGGAGTTGGCAAATCCACCATTCTCGATATAGTTAAGAGCAGGACAAACTACGACATCATCAATTTCGGAACCCTGATGTTTGAAATGGCCAGAAACATAAATTTGGTGAGGGACAGGGACGAACTGAGGAAATTACCTGTAGATACACAGATGAACCTGCAGAAAAAGGCTTCAGCGGCTATTGGAAAGATGAATAATGTGATCATTGATACCCACATGACGATAAAGACACCCGACGGATACCTTCCGGGTCTGCCGGAGTGGGTGCTGAGGGAGCTGAAAGTTGCATCATACTATCTCATTGAGGCCCTGCCTTCACAGATACTCAGCAGGCGACAACACGACAGCACCAGAAGCCGTGACAGTGATAATGAGGAAGACATCAGGCAGCATCAGGAAGTGAACCGCTACTATGCTGCCTCTTATTCAGTCTATACCGGGGCAACAATAACATTCATTCAGAACATTGATGGAAAACCTGACATAGCAGCAGAGAATATAGTCAGGAGATTGATGCCTCATGACTGAGCAGCAGAAGACAACAATGAACAGGCCCGCTGTTGAAAAAAGCCAGCAGGCAGCCATGGGCAAGATGATGCGGTTCCAGATGATCTACATGATGGTGAGCATAGTCACCCTTATCGTGATCTTCAACGGAACAATAAGGAACGATATTGGAGTTGGCATGAGCGTGGTTCTTGTCCCAACCCTGGGATTCCATTACCAGTTGCCCATATTCACCATCATAGTTGTGGCAATTTTCATTGGGTTGATAACTTCCATTCCAAGGTATTTCTTCACAGACTGGATTCAGATGGGAAGAATCCAGAACAGGATGAGGGCATTCAACAAGGTGTATTCCCAGGCCATGAGGTCCCAGCAGAAAGACAAGGTCCAGAAAATGCAGAAAATGAGGATGGAGATGTCCATAGAGCAATCACAGCTCAGCATGAACCAGATGAAGCCGTTGATGGTCCTGACAATATTCACTTTGCTGCTCTTCGCCTGGATATATTACTTTGTCACAAGGGTGCCATACCAGATTATAGCATTCCCATGGGACTATAATGTGAACATAGCAACAGCGCATTTGTGGACATTCCCGTACTGGTTCATAGCAGATATACTTGCCACATCCGCTTTTGGATACCTTGCAACAAGTATAATCAAGTACTTTGATTTCAGCCACAAGTTGAGGAAAGCGGAAAAATCGGAACGCTATGAGAGTCACAATTAGTGGCCCCATAGGCAGTGGCAAATCCACTGCAGGCCGCATCATCTCAGGGATGCTCGGGCTAAAATTTTTCTCTGGTGGTTACTTTTTCAGGGAAAAAGCCTCAACAATGGGCATGACAGTAGAAGAGTTCAATGTCTATGCCGAAACCCATGAGGCAGTTGATCGTGACCTGGATGCAATGATTGCATCTTTCCTGATGGATAATGACGATGTTGTTGTGGAATCGCGCCTTGCGGGATGGATCTGCCACCGATCAGGCATTTCCGCATTCAAGGTGTTTCTCAACGCCTCGCTTGATGTCAGATACGCAAGGATAAAGAAGCGTGAGGGAGACGAAAGGGATCTCAGGGAAAGGATGGTGGAGAGGGAAGCCTCCGAGGCAAGGAGGTACCTCCAGTATTATGGAATAGATTATTCCGACACCAGCATATACGACATGGTTATAGGTTCAGATACACTGACTGCCCAAGAGGTTGCAGAGAGGATTTATGAACGAATCATCGGAGAAGAACAGAGAAAACAGTATTGACGGATTCGTTGTCATAGACAAGCCAAAGGGCCCCACAAGCCACCAGGTTGATTACTGGGTTAGGCAGATTCTGGACGTTGAGAAAGTCGGCCACATAGGCACACTTGATCCCAACGCAACTGGGGTTCTGGTAATGGCCATTGGCAAGGCCGTTAAACTCATCGACGTTGCCCACGAATATCCCAAGGAATATGTAACAGTAATGCGGCTCTACGGAGATTTTGGCCGGGACCAGCTTGAAGCTGCATTTGACCAGTTCAAGGGGGAGATATATCAGCTCCCCCCAATGAAATCGGCCGTTGCAAGGGCCCTGAGAATCCGCAGGATTTATGAGCTTGAGATAAAGGAGGTGCAGGATCGTCTGGTACTCTACAGGGTAAAGTGTGAATCAGGCACTTACATAAGGACCCTGTGCATTGACATTGGCTATGTTCTTGGGCCTGGTGCCCAGATGGCTGAACTCAGACGCACTGCCACAGGCCCATTCGATGAATCAATGATCCACACATTGCAGGAACTGTCAGATGCTGCGTACATGAGCAAGAATGGCGATCCTTCCAGGCTTCAGGGAATGATTATACCCATGCTGGAACTCTTCAGGAATGATCCGAAGATCGTGGTGAAGCGTACAACTCTATCCAACATAGCCCACGGCTCAGATCTTTTTCCAGGCGGCATAAGGGCCATTACAGGTAAGCCCATGAAGGGGGACCGGGTTGCTGTGGTAACCGAGGATAATGAGCTGGTGGGGACAGGCAAGATGCTTGTCAATTACGATTCAATAATGGATCTCAAGGTTGTTGACTTTGACAGGATACTGCTGGAAAATCCTGATCAGAAGCCTGCCCCGGCAGTTCCAGTAATCCGGGAGCCGCCACGCAGGCCTTCCAGTACTTACCGGAATAACAGTGGCGGAGGTCAGAGGCGCAGGCCCCCAATGAGGAACGACAGGCGACCACAGGGAAAGGGATCATATGGAAGGAAGAGGGAAAGATAAGGCCAGCAAAGTCATGTGGTATGGATACCCAAGGCCAATGGGATTCGCTGTCTTCAGCAATATAGAAGAGGATTACAGCAGGATATTTGATGACCTGAGGAACGGTAAGATCCCTGAAGCAGAGGTTGTGGACCGCCCAGATCTTCCAGATTTGAGAGCCCTCATGATAGAGTACGCAAAGTACAGGGTGAAGAAGGAATTCCGGGAGGATCAGTACGTCAGGAAGTTCTATTCCCTTGTACCAGAGATAAACAAATCAATAAACCTGATCCTGGAGAAAGTCATGACATTCGGCCTCATAACAGGAGTCAACTACAACTCCGATGATCCGTGCCGGTTCTTCACGAACCTTGAGGGACTGGATCTCCCGGAGGACATATCGTCAATGATGTCCCAGATTTCATCATCTGTTACAGGACTGTGTGCCATGAGATCGTCGCTGATACAGTTTCTGTCAGAGCGGGTCCGGACCATTATGCCCAATACATGCAGGATAGCAGGCGAGGATCTGGCAACCGAACTGCTCTTTCATGCGGGCAGTCTCCGCAACCTTGCCCTGATGCCAGCCAGCAGCATACAGGTGCTGGGGGCGGAAAAGGCTCTCTTCAAGCATTTTGTTTCTGGGACTCCGCCGCCGAAGCATGGCATCCTGTTCCACTACAAGGGAATGTCATCACTACCGGCCAGAAGGCGGGGGCGTGCAGCAAGGGTCATTGCCGGGAAAATTGCCATAGCCTGCAGGGCAGACCTTTCCAGAGCAATGCTGGACACGGATAAAATGCTTGATCAGATTCGGGAAGTAATGAACCGTAAATAGTCAGGAGGAAAAGCTCTCCAGTTCCTTCTGCCTTAATGTTTTTGCCCTCTCCGGGGTTGGTGCCGGATAATCTCCCGTGAGGCATCCAAGGCACAGTGAATTCTCGTTCTTCCCTATGCTTCTCACCAGGCCCTGTATGGACACATAACCAAGTGAATCCGATCCTATCTCCTTTCTTATCTCTTCCATGTCCTTTCCAGATGCCAGGAACTGGTCTCTTGTTTTCATATCCACCCCGAAGTAGCATGGGGCAACTATGGGGGGCGATCCAATCCTTACATGGACCTCAACTGCGCCGGCATTCCTGAGGAGTGCCACAATGTGTTTCATGGTGTTTCCCCTCACGATGCTGTCATCCACAAGAATAACTCGCTTACCCTGAAGTTCGGACTTAATGGTGTTGAGTTTCAGCACAATGGCCTTCTTTCTGGCTTCCTGGGTAGGCATAATGAATGTCCTGTCAGAAAACCTGTTCTTTATGAGCCCCTCACTGTAGGGTATATGTGATTCCATGGAGTATCCAAGTGCCTGTGCCCTTCCCGAATCAGGAACGGGAATGACCACATCCGCCTCCACAGGGTGTTCCCTGGCAAGCTCACGTCCAAGGCGTATCCTTGATCCAAAAACTTCAACGTTGTCTATGACGCTGTCTGGCCTTGCAAAGTATACGTATTCGAACATGCAGTGGGCTGTCCGTGGGGCTGGCCGGACAAAAATTGTCTCGGGTCCCCTTTCGGTGATCTCAACGGCCTCTCCCGGTTTCACGTCGCGGATCTTGGCTGCCCCAAGTATGTCAAGTGCGCAGGTTTCAGATGCAACTATGAAGTTGCCTCCAAAGCGTCCCATAACTAGCGGCCTGATGCCCAGCGGATCCCTTATGGCGAAGAGCCGGTCATTTATCATCATTGTAACGGCATAAGCACCCTTGAGCCTGTCCATGGCGATCTTTATGCCGTTCTGTATTCCGTAGGCAGTAATGTCCCTGGCCAGCTCCATTAGAAGCACTTCTGTGTCCGATGATGTCAGGAAGGTGAGTCCCATTCGCATCATCTCCTCCCTCAGGGCATCCGCATTTGTGATCTCACCGTTATGTGACAGAGCTATGTGGCCCAGGGAATTTGACACAAGAAATGGGCCGGCATTCTCCATGGTCTTTGTGCCAGCAGTGGAATATCTGGTGTGTCCTATTCCAACATTTCCAGAAAGGTAGGAATCCGAATCAGACAATTTGTCGTTGAAGACCTCTGACACAAGACCCATGCCCTTGCGGACATTTATGGTGGAATTAACAAAAGTCGCAATGCCTGCACTTTCCTGCCCCCGGTGTTGCAGGGTCTTGAGAGATACAAGAAGAACCGGGTATGCCTGATCATCACCGCGGTAACCAACTACCGCGCAGTGATCATTTGGCTTTAGCCCATCTATAGGATCTGATTCTTGCTGCTGGGAATCCACAGTGAGAGCACCTCTTTTGCCTGACGTGGTATGTGTGATGACCACATCTGCGGCATGTAACGTGGACCTTCTTGTTGTTCATCTTTCCCATTACTGCTGTTCCATTGCTCATTGATTATCACCTTTTGATGGAGATACAAATATTACATTGTCGCCGCGAACAAGGATACGCTCAAAGACCCCCTTTGTTTCTCCCCTGATGGTCTCGCCGGCGTTCCTTATGACAAGGTTCATGTAAACGTCATAACCTTCAAGTATTCCGGAGTAACCCCTGTTACCCTTTACATCCACCATTACGTTCTTCTCTATGGATCCCCTGAGAACGTCCATTGGTTTTAGTGCACTTGGCTGTGGCTTAGGCATGTCTATTCCCGGCTGAATTGATAGTTCGTATTTAACTATTTGTAGGTTCACAATTTCGGGGCTGGATTGATTCTTTTAAAGCAGCAGGACCAGGCATAAGGAAAGGAACTGCGGTTCATAGTTCTGATCAACATACACGTGCTATTTCCCTGAACCGAAAATGATTATAATACAAACCGGAATTGCGAAGAATGACCATAAAGATACTGGAGAATCCAGCGAAAGAGGTGCGTCCTGCAGGTGCCATACGTTGTGATGTTGCGTGGAAGCTTTTCGATCCTGATAATATAGGTGATTTCAAAATGGAATCCATGAAAAACATGATCCGATTCACGCAGTGGCTCTGGGCAGATTTATCAAACAGATCAGGGTATTTGAGGAAGGATCATGGAAAGGTCGTCTGGATCATTGCCCCTGAACTGACAGAATCCGCCAGGAGCTATCTGG
This genomic interval carries:
- a CDS encoding 30S ribosomal protein S14; the protein is MSQVKLEPKRKFGHKEGCVRCGRKRGMVRRYGLRLCRQCFRETAPSLGFRKYS
- a CDS encoding EMC3/TMCO1 family protein, yielding MTEQQKTTMNRPAVEKSQQAAMGKMMRFQMIYMMVSIVTLIVIFNGTIRNDIGVGMSVVLVPTLGFHYQLPIFTIIVVAIFIGLITSIPRYFFTDWIQMGRIQNRMRAFNKVYSQAMRSQQKDKVQKMQKMRMEMSIEQSQLSMNQMKPLMVLTIFTLLLFAWIYYFVTRVPYQIIAFPWDYNVNIATAHLWTFPYWFIADILATSAFGYLATSIIKYFDFSHKLRKAEKSERYESHN
- a CDS encoding adenylate kinase; the protein is MRVVISGVAGVGKSTILDIVKSRTNYDIINFGTLMFEMARNINLVRDRDELRKLPVDTQMNLQKKASAAIGKMNNVIIDTHMTIKTPDGYLPGLPEWVLRELKVASYYLIEALPSQILSRRQHDSTRSRDSDNEEDIRQHQEVNRYYAASYSVYTGATITFIQNIDGKPDIAAENIVRRLMPHD
- a CDS encoding uL15 family ribosomal protein gives rise to the protein MVRTRTKKLRGGHYGRGMKSGRGKGKKGGSGMAGLGKHRWVWLLKNDRDHFGVHGFTSHHQGNIEIPLTLNQLDANLNSFRSQGFAKEEGGKLVVDLGAAGYTKLLGSGDFRIKSTIRVGKVTEKALSKLSSQGITVETDGGHSEE
- a CDS encoding cytidylate kinase family protein; the protein is MRVTISGPIGSGKSTAGRIISGMLGLKFFSGGYFFREKASTMGMTVEEFNVYAETHEAVDRDLDAMIASFLMDNDDVVVESRLAGWICHRSGISAFKVFLNASLDVRYARIKKREGDERDLRERMVEREASEARRYLQYYGIDYSDTSIYDMVIGSDTLTAQEVAERIYERIIGEEQRKQY
- a CDS encoding 50S ribosomal protein L19e, with amino-acid sequence MKLNTARRLAADEFKSGLSRVWVDTNSIDQVMEAASRQDIRDLIRRNVIQVKQKKGNSNARLKKRVVQRSKERRRGPGSIKGTKYARFPRKDRWIKTIRALRDELRTMKKDNRIDAKTFRKFYVQVKGGNIHSRAQLVQHMKSSGYLGDQK
- a CDS encoding 30S ribosomal protein S8; translation: MRHDPLNDIINSIKNASRIGKREIEAEPAANLIGRVLKVMQDYNYLKSFEVVDENRGGKLKIVLSNTINNCGVIKPRLPVKKANLDKYEARYLPAQDFGILILTTTKGVMSHIEAREQGLGGKLLAYVY
- a CDS encoding 50S ribosomal protein L18 gives rise to the protein MMYSVMKRRREGVTNYHKRLKLLMSGLPRLVVRPSNKGMTAQLVNYSEGGDVVIATVTEKSLKKLGLEVDGNSVPVSYLVGYALGLKCKKKKVKNAILDSGRYNIIKGGRISAVLKGVVDAGVKVPHEASVFPKKDRLSGKHLKNGAAIKIDEMKKLLEEKI
- a CDS encoding 30S ribosomal protein S5 produces the protein MSEETWIPTTQLGKMVASGQIKTMSEALRTKLPLKEYQIVDYLLPEIKDEVIDIERAQRMTDSGRRMNYSVTAVVGNEDGFIGLGRGKAKEAAPAIRKAINNAKLNIMEIRRGCGSWECGCGRAHSLPFLVKGKSGSVEVTLKPAPQGVGRAVGDIAKIVLRMAGIEDAWGFADGHTKTTVNYALAAFDAMRQTSKMKVNQSLKISTPIYVGSVANAGSNKD
- a CDS encoding 50S ribosomal protein L5 gives rise to the protein MPRKKQEVTAETVNEMRQVVLDKVVVNIGAGAAGERLNKAARVVEMLTKHKPVFTTAKKTVRDFNIRKGLQIGTKVTLRKKDAEDFLKRALYARDFKIQSYSFDQQGNAYFGIPDYTEFEGMKYDPEIGIFGLDVAVVLKRKGGYRVRRRRIESKGLPATMKISKEESMKFLEENFKVNIIR
- a CDS encoding 50S ribosomal protein L30; this translates as MLAVIRIRGTTGIRPAAAKTAELMRLNRINHMVLVEDNDVNRGMLQKVKDYVTWGEVDDATVEMILKYRAQLKGHNPLMEEELKDISGYETFKDLASAINQGKIKFKDIRDIVPVVRLNPPKGGYEAVRKPVGQGGSAGYRGKDINRLILAMLKSGVDLNGKN
- a CDS encoding 50S ribosomal protein L32e gives rise to the protein MSNIKPKLTETEKKMLKRKNRDAMRRVEFRRQEWFRYKKLGDSWRKPRGKHSKQREHQARRPPVVDAGFRTAASVRGLHPSGFREQMVYTPSDLEKLDPMREAARIGASVGSRKREMIEEKAAELNIRVLNPEVE
- the secY gene encoding preprotein translocase subunit SecY, with translation MADIQRNKGVAIPVIAVYAIVVAAFGELDHYGPLKLFVVALLVAPVFFISYLIFSYAGPKQSKLYGLEYLTSKLPAVKKAKGHVQFKYKLLWTVAVVLLYFALTNIYVYGLNTTQSVDVFASFRAIFAGAEGSLMDLGIGPIVTASIVMQLFAGAKIFNIDLQDSSDKAIYQGVQKLLVIVMIFVEAIPQAFGYLVPDTALVNSLAAFAPGYGHFLAQTIIVGQLFFGSYLVFLMDEVVSKYGIGSGISLFIAAGVSQQLVTGTINWLPSTLTSSLSLTNPPAGAIPKLLYIITHASSGYLISTGIPQILFEPPNPIVALLGTLLIFFIVAYFQSSKIELPIAHERVRGARGRYPLQLLYASNIPVILATALLANVSMWTLLFWNSPVLSHIPLLGHNPLLGAYPSAAQVTALNISQTTPTGGLAFYLFSPNGLSDWLFPILQPGTAQSVLFGHTAWQEGIHVLVFLGFMIIASVIFAKFWIETTNMGPSAVAKQIMSSGMQIPGFRRDPKVIERVLKKYIPAITVFSGAVVGLLAAGANLIGTVGDTSGTGLLLAVGIVIQFYEAMGREQLMEMHPVIRQFFVGG
- a CDS encoding 50S ribosomal protein L6, whose protein sequence is MIEWKETWTYEIPSGVTLSLKDGDISVKGKLGETRRVFRDNYVRVESEGKKVRILISKDNRRNRGISGTWASEIKNMATGVLNGFEYEMKIDYTHFPMRVSVKGNSVLIENFLGERSPRTALIMGNTKVSVKGDRVFINGIDKRDLGHTAANIEKATMIKGFDLRVFQDGIYLLKE